GAGCCGCCCGCTGCAGGAGCGGCAGAGGGATCTCATCACCGCGGCCTGGCCCGAGGCTCCTGTCCGCTGGGTCCCCCGGGTCGAACAGGCCGGCCCGGTCCACGTGGTGCTGATGAACGAGCTGATGAGCGCCTTTCCCGTCCACCGCCTGGTGCGCAGGCCGGCGGGGCAGGTTGCCCCGGCCGCCTCTTCGCCTGCAGATACCGTGCTCCCAGCCGGCCGCCAAGCCGCGGCGGGCGCCACCGGCGGCCCAGCGGCCTCCAGCGGCGGCAACGGTGGTGCCAACGGCAGCTCGCCGTTCGGGCCCGGTGCCGGAAGCGACCAGGCGCCGGGCCGGTGGGGACCGGAACGCAGTGGTGATCACCGGCAGCCTTTCGAGTGGCGGGAGCTGTACGTCACGGTGCAGGGCGGCCGGTTCGTCCAGGTGGAAGGGCCGGTCAGCGAGCCGCGGGCCGTGGCCATCCTGCGGGAGGAGGGGATCGAGCCTCAGCCGGGCCAGATCGTCGACGTCAACGTGGGGGCGGGGGACATGCTGCGGGCCATTGCGGGTGTCCTGGCCCGGCGGGCTTTCGTCATCACCATCGACTACGGCGGCCCGGCGGAGGTGGTCTACAACCCCCAGCGCCCCCGGGGTACCGTCCGCGGCTACTACCGGCAGCGACTGCTGGACGACCCCTTCGCCCGGCCCGGGGAACAGGACATCACCGCCGACCTGGACTTCACCTACCTGCAGCGATTGGGCCGGCGGCTGGGGCTGCGGGACCTGGGGCTGCTGCCCCAGGGGGCCTTTCTCCTGAACCTTGGCATTGAGGAAAAGGAGGCCCTGCCCCTGGCCCGGCGGGCCTGGCAGGGGGATCTGGAGGCCGACCAGGCGCTGCAGCGGGTCTATGCCCTGTACGCCCCGGAAGGGCTGGGCGAGTCCTTCTGGGTGCTGGTCCAGGCCCGGGGCTTCCGCTGGCGGGCGCCCCGCCTGCAAGGGGTGCGGGTGCCGTGGCCGGAGCCGAAACCCCTGGCAGAACTGCTGGCTCTGGCCCGGGATCAGCAATAGGCAAGGCCGCTCGTCCCTGTATTTAAGCTTCGCCTGCTTCGTCTACCTCTTTAATTGGCAGGCGACGTGTCCAGACCAAAATACCAGCGCCAATGATGGTCAATAGGCCACCAACCGCTGCCGTATCGGTGTCACCGTAAAGCAGACCAGTCCTTACCCATGCGCCCGTTCCAGCTCGCGCCGCAGCCCCTCCCAGTCCACGAGGGGCAGGGAGCAGGTGAAGTTGCGGCAGACGTAGGCCACGGGGCGCCCGCCCACCGGGTCACGGCCTTGCCACACAGCCCGGCGCTCGGTGCCGGCACCGGGCGGCCGGATCGTCAAGAGGAGCCCCGGCAGGTAGAACCCGGCCAGCCGCCGGCGCCACTCCGCCAGCGCCCGGGTGTCAGGATCGCCCACCAGGGTCACCTCCGTATACCCCTCCAGCCGGTCGGCCTCGACCCACACCGTCCGGGCCATGGCCAGGGGCTGCTCCGCCGCCAGGGCCCTCACCCGGTCGAGAAACCGGCCGGCCACGCGGCGGTAGCGCTCGTCACCGGTGATCACCGCCAGCCGCGCCAGGACCCCGGCCGCCACAGCCGGGCCGGCCGGCACCGCCTGGTCGAACAGCTCCACCGGCCGGGCCAGGGGGGTCTGTGCCTCCAGGGGCGCGTCGTAGAAGAGGCCACTGTCCTCGTCCCAGAAGGTCTCGATCATGACCCCTGCCAGCCGGTCCGCCTCATCCAGCCAGCGGGAATCGCCGCCGGCGGCGTGCAGCGCCAGTAGCCCTTCGATGAAAAAGGCGTAATCCTGCAGGAACCCGGGCACCTCCAGGGCTCGTCCCCGGTAGGCGTGAACCAGCCGCCCGTCGGGCCGGCGCAAGGCCCCCAGGACGAACTCGGCCGCCCGGCGGGCCGCCTCCGCGTAGCCGGGTTCGTCCAGCACCGGTGCGGCCTGGGCGAAGGCGGCAATCATCAGGCCGTTCCAGCCGGCCAGGATCTTGTCGTCCCGGGCCGGCGGGGTGCGGCGGCGCCGGGCCTCCAGCAGCCGCTTGCGGATGGACTGCAGCCGGCGGTCCAGCTCGGCGGGTTCCAGGCCCAGGCTGCGGGCCAGGGCCGGGCGTTCCTCATCGGCCACCGCCCGGTAGAGCACCGTGGTGCCGTCCTCGAAGTTGCCCTCCTCGGTCACGCCGAACCAGCGGGCCGCCAGAGCCACGTCGACCGAGGCGGCAGCGGCGGGCTCCGCCCTGGCGGGTTCGACCGGTCCCGTGGGACTGTCAGCGGCGGGTGCGGTCCTTGCAGGCGCCCCATTGGCGGGGTTGCCCCCGGCAGGGCCGGAGCCGGACAGACCGGCCTTGGCTCTAGCGGGCCTGCCAGGTTCTCCTGCGGCGGGGTCACTTCCCTCCGCGAGCCCCGTGGCGGCGAGGGTGCTCCTGGCAGGCCCCCCTTCGGCGGGACCCATCCGGGCGCCGGACGCGACCGAACCCTCCAGCGCCTCCCGGAGCTGGGCGGGCGTCCAGACGTAGTAGGCCCCCTCGCGGCCGTCGCTGTCGGCATCCAGGGTGCTGATGAACCCGCCCTCGGGGGCCGTCATTTCTTCGCGGACGAAATCCAGGGTGCGCCGCGCCACCCCGGCGTAGAAGGGATCCCCCGTGATCCGGTAGGCGTCGAGGTACAGGGGCACCAGCTGCGCCTGGTCGTAGAGCATCTTCTCGAAGTGGGGGATCAGCCACGCCCGGTCGGTGGCGTAGCGGTGGAACCCGCCCGCCAAGTGGTCGAACAGGCCCCCCAGGGCCATGGCCTGCAGGGTGTGCAGGGCCATGTCGAGCCAGCGCCGGGAACCCGGGCCGGGCCCCTGGCCTCCCCCGGCCGGATGCCGGCCTGCCGAGGCGGCCGCCAGGCCCGCGCCAGAGCCACGCTCTGGGCCAGCCTCAGCGGCCGGCGCCCGGCCGTCCCCGGCTCCATCCTGAGCGTCCCGACCGGTCCCCGTCCCGGGTCCCCCAGGGTGGTGCACGCCGCTCCCGGCGCCGGCCCGCAGCAGCACCGCCACGGCCGTGGCCTGGGGGAACTTGGGGGCCCGGCCGAAGCCACCGTACTGCGGGTCATAGCTGCGGGCGATGCGGGCGGCAGCCTGCTCCAACCACCGCCGTGCCGCCTCCCGGCCTGCAGCACCATCAGGCGCGAGACCCAAGGCCACGCCTCCCCCGCCGGGCTCCTGAGTCCCGGCCCCGTCGCGCCCAGGGGCCGCGCCCGCCTCCCGGGCCGCTTCCCCTTGCCCAGAGGCCTCGCTGGGCCCCGGGGCCGGAGCCCCACCGGCTTCACCGGCAGCGCCCTCCGGTCCCGGACCCCCGGGACGGCCGGCCGGTTCGCCCGTCCCCCGGTCCAGCAGGCCGGCACCGCTCACCGAACGGCGCAGCACCTCCGCCACCTGGCCGGCCACCCGCTCCACCTCGTCCCGGCGGCGGCGGTAAGCGTCCAGCACCGCCTCCAGCACCTTAGGGAACCCCGGCAGCCCGTGGCGGTCTTCCGGCGGGAAGTAGGTGCCGGCGAAGAAGGGCTTGAGGTCCGGCGTCACGAACACCGTCAGCGGCCAGCCGCCCCCGGAACCCAGGATCTGCGCCGCCGTCTGGTAGATCTGGTCCAGGTCCGGCCGCTCCTCCCGGTCGACCTTCACGTTGACGAACCCGGCGTTCATCCGGGCCGCGATGGCCGGGTCTTCGAAGCATTCCCGCTCCATCACGTGGCACCAGTGGCAGGCCGCGTAGCCGATGCTGAGAAGGATGGGCCGGTCTTCCCGCCGCGCCCGTTCCAGCGCCTCCGGCCCCCAGGGGTACCAGTCGACGGGGTTGTAGGCGTGCTGCTGCAGGTAGGGTGAGGCTTCGTGGATCAGCCGGTTAGGCCGGCGGCCGCTGCTCGCCATAGGGGGCGCCTCCCTTCGCCGGGTACCTCCCGGACCGCCGGTGCCGGGGCGGGCCGTCACCGTCGTCCCGCTGCCGTCACGCCGGCGCCTTCGTACCAGAGCCTTCATGCGGTGCCTTCAGGCCTGTTCCTCAACCCTTCACGCCGGGGCCTGCAACCCACTGGCCTGCAACCCGCTGCTTTCATCCCGCAACCGATCCTGCCGCTACCTTCGTATTCCAATCCTAACATGCCGGCGGATGGGGGTCCCGGCGGGCAGGGGCGGCCGAGCCGGAACTCTCTCCTCCTCCTCTCCCTCGCCTTCCCTTCACCGCCCTCCCGCGGGTCACGGTCCTGGCACTGGCCTTGGCTTCCATGCCTCCTTGCCCTCGGCCCCCGCCGCCCCGGGGCCGCACCCGATCTCCACCGGATGATTCCCCGATTCACCTCCGGATACAGATGGGGCAGACCCCGGCGATATACTGGGACCGGAACCGGGTGCGGGGGACCGGGGCGGGATTACGGGGACCCGTGCCGGACCACGGGGACCGAAGCCGGGACACGGGTACCGGCACCCGCATGGCGCCCCGGCCGCGCCGGTACCGGCGGGCAGGCCGCAGGTCCGGCGGGGAAGAACCGGCCGCCCGGCCAGATCGTACCTGAGCCGCCGGGCTGCAAAGGGGGACCGCGATGGACAGCCGCCGCCGTATCGCGCTCGTAGCCGGGTTGTTGCTGGTGGTGGCGGGTCTGGCCGCCGGCATCGCCGTCCTGAACAGGGACGAACCGGCCGCGCCGGGCCCGGGCGGAAGCCCGCCCGTCGGGCAGGCACCGGCACCCGGTGCCCCGAACGCGGGCACCCCGGGTGCCGGGCAGAACCCGCCAGGTTCGTCCGGACAGGTGCAGGCTCCCGCCGAAGGGCCTGTGGTGGCCCCCGGCACCCAGGCCCCCGACTTCACCCTGCGGGACCTGGAGGGCCGGCCGGTCAGCCTGTCGAATTTTCGGGGAAAGGTGGTCTTCCTCAATTTCTGGGCCAGCTGGTGCTACCCGTGCCGGCAGGAGATGCCGGAAATCCGCAAGCTGGTCGACCGGATGCCGGGCGACGTGGTGGTGGTGGGTGTCACCACCAGTGACCCGGCCAGCCCGCAGGAGATCAAGGCCTACGTGGAAGAGAACGGGTATGACTGGGTCTTCGTCTACGACGAGGGCAGCCGGGTGGGGCGGCAGTACCGCATCGTCTACCTGCCGACCAGCTACTTCATCGACCCGGATGGGGTGGTGCGGGCGCGACACATCGGCCCCATGACGGCCGAGCAGATGGAACGTTACATCCAGCAGGCCCGGCCGGGCGGCGATTCGTAGGCCCCCGGCCAGGCCTGGGAGCCCGCCCAAGGGCCCGCCCAACGGCTGGCACGGCGGCCCTGGCGGGAGCCGTTGGGCCGGCCCGCTTGGCGGCGGTGCGCATACCTGCGCATACCTTCACAGCAGCCGGTGTGGGACCTGCGCGGCGGCCGGCGCGGTCCGGACCGGGCAGGCGCCCGTGCACAGGGGGAGAGGGGGAGAGGCGCCCATGATCAACGGAGGCGGCGAATCCCGGAGCTGGGCGGTGGCCTGCCACCTGGCGGCCCTGGCAGGCATCTGGATTCCTCTAGGCAATCTGCTGGGCCCGCTGGTGGTCTGGCTGGTCAAGCGGAACGACGACCCCTTTGTCGACCAGCAGGGCAAGGAAGCCGTCAACTTTCAGCTCAGCGTCACCCTGTACTTCATCGCCCTGATTGCCCTGGGCATTCTGGCCCTGGTGCCCATGGGCATGGCCGACATCCTGGTGGGCCCCATGGGCGGCCCGGGCCCGCGGGCCCTCACCTTCCTCCTCTTCGTGCTGCTCGCTTTGCTGGCGGCGGCCGTGTCCCTGGGGTGGCTCGTGCTGGTGATCGTCGCCGCCGTCCGGGCCAGCCGGGGCGAGGCCTACCGCTATCCGCTGACCTTGCGGCTGGTGAGGTAAGGGCCCGCCTCCGCCAGAGGCCGGGCGGGCTGGCTGGGGTCGGGCGAAGGGGGCATGTACCGCCCCAGCGCTTCCCGCCAGGGTGCAGGAAGGGGTTCGGGGCGACCCTCCCGCCCCACGTGCACGGCCACCACCCGGCCGCGCACCAGCTCCTCCCGGCCGGGCAGCCGCACCACCCGGTGGCCGAAGGTGATGCTGGTCCGGCCGAGGGCTTCGATCCAGGTCTCGACCTCCAGCCGGTCGTCGAACCGGGCGGAGGCCCGGTAGTCGCACTCGGCGTGGACCACCATCAGGGCGTGGACGCCGCCGCCGGGCTCCACCGCCGCTTCCTGCCCGCCTTCCGGCTCGCCGGCGCTCCCCGCTCCCTGGGCCGTCGCTCCCTGCGGCCCGGCCCCCCGCGCCTCCCGCAGTAGGTCGACCCGGCCGACCTCGAAGTACACGAAGTAGTTCCCGTAATAGACCACCCCCTGCGCGTCGGTCTCGGCAAACCGAACCCGCAGGGGGGAGCGCACCACGCGCCCGGTCTCCTCGGACGCAAGCCGGTCCAAAGGCCGATCGCCCAAATCGATCCCTCGCCTCCGCCTCCATCCCGCGCTGGCGCCGCACCGCCTGGCCCGGTGCCCCATGAGGCACCGGGACCATCTCCCGGCCCGATCAGGCCATGGCCTGTTCCGGTTTCCG
This is a stretch of genomic DNA from Thermaerobacter sp. PB12/4term. It encodes these proteins:
- a CDS encoding class I SAM-dependent methyltransferase; translated protein: MQVQGNPALIRLLMDEIRRQGAIPFARYMDLALHHPQHGYYAQARPLIGREGDFLTAPSFHPAFGRTIWRQVREMLHILGFSPRRGLPARPARILEIGAGGGHLARDLLLAARSDGYGPGHLEYVIVDESRPLQERQRDLITAAWPEAPVRWVPRVEQAGPVHVVLMNELMSAFPVHRLVRRPAGQVAPAASSPADTVLPAGRQAAAGATGGPAASSGGNGGANGSSPFGPGAGSDQAPGRWGPERSGDHRQPFEWRELYVTVQGGRFVQVEGPVSEPRAVAILREEGIEPQPGQIVDVNVGAGDMLRAIAGVLARRAFVITIDYGGPAEVVYNPQRPRGTVRGYYRQRLLDDPFARPGEQDITADLDFTYLQRLGRRLGLRDLGLLPQGAFLLNLGIEEKEALPLARRAWQGDLEADQALQRVYALYAPEGLGESFWVLVQARGFRWRAPRLQGVRVPWPEPKPLAELLALARDQQ
- a CDS encoding DUF4870 domain-containing protein; translated protein: MINGGGESRSWAVACHLAALAGIWIPLGNLLGPLVVWLVKRNDDPFVDQQGKEAVNFQLSVTLYFIALIALGILALVPMGMADILVGPMGGPGPRALTFLLFVLLALLAAAVSLGWLVLVIVAAVRASRGEAYRYPLTLRLVR
- a CDS encoding thioredoxin domain-containing protein; amino-acid sequence: MASSGRRPNRLIHEASPYLQQHAYNPVDWYPWGPEALERARREDRPILLSIGYAACHWCHVMERECFEDPAIAARMNAGFVNVKVDREERPDLDQIYQTAAQILGSGGGWPLTVFVTPDLKPFFAGTYFPPEDRHGLPGFPKVLEAVLDAYRRRRDEVERVAGQVAEVLRRSVSGAGLLDRGTGEPAGRPGGPGPEGAAGEAGGAPAPGPSEASGQGEAAREAGAAPGRDGAGTQEPGGGGVALGLAPDGAAGREAARRWLEQAAARIARSYDPQYGGFGRAPKFPQATAVAVLLRAGAGSGVHHPGGPGTGTGRDAQDGAGDGRAPAAEAGPERGSGAGLAAASAGRHPAGGGQGPGPGSRRWLDMALHTLQAMALGGLFDHLAGGFHRYATDRAWLIPHFEKMLYDQAQLVPLYLDAYRITGDPFYAGVARRTLDFVREEMTAPEGGFISTLDADSDGREGAYYVWTPAQLREALEGSVASGARMGPAEGGPARSTLAATGLAEGSDPAAGEPGRPARAKAGLSGSGPAGGNPANGAPARTAPAADSPTGPVEPARAEPAAAASVDVALAARWFGVTEEGNFEDGTTVLYRAVADEERPALARSLGLEPAELDRRLQSIRKRLLEARRRRTPPARDDKILAGWNGLMIAAFAQAAPVLDEPGYAEAARRAAEFVLGALRRPDGRLVHAYRGRALEVPGFLQDYAFFIEGLLALHAAGGDSRWLDEADRLAGVMIETFWDEDSGLFYDAPLEAQTPLARPVELFDQAVPAGPAVAAGVLARLAVITGDERYRRVAGRFLDRVRALAAEQPLAMARTVWVEADRLEGYTEVTLVGDPDTRALAEWRRRLAGFYLPGLLLTIRPPGAGTERRAVWQGRDPVGGRPVAYVCRNFTCSLPLVDWEGLRRELERAHG
- a CDS encoding TlpA disulfide reductase family protein codes for the protein MDSRRRIALVAGLLLVVAGLAAGIAVLNRDEPAAPGPGGSPPVGQAPAPGAPNAGTPGAGQNPPGSSGQVQAPAEGPVVAPGTQAPDFTLRDLEGRPVSLSNFRGKVVFLNFWASWCYPCRQEMPEIRKLVDRMPGDVVVVGVTTSDPASPQEIKAYVEENGYDWVFVYDEGSRVGRQYRIVYLPTSYFIDPDGVVRARHIGPMTAEQMERYIQQARPGGDS
- a CDS encoding thioesterase family protein, with translation MVRSPLRVRFAETDAQGVVYYGNYFVYFEVGRVDLLREARGAGPQGATAQGAGSAGEPEGGQEAAVEPGGGVHALMVVHAECDYRASARFDDRLEVETWIEALGRTSITFGHRVVRLPGREELVRGRVVAVHVGREGRPEPLPAPWREALGRYMPPSPDPSQPARPLAEAGPYLTSRKVSG